Proteins encoded in a region of the Scrofimicrobium sp. R131 genome:
- a CDS encoding DUF4011 domain-containing protein, whose protein sequence is MSPSIFSRLSQSGAEQDSAPPVEQTPADQPRPFRAVVDDWRTQLADTMRQELASNPLTRLDLGHPHPGGLAQLYAEHPTKLSNLFRDSDQQRVSEAAALDVLRQAQRMIDDHGSVTLYLSIGTARWLEDDARRTTPILLRPIDMTMGEDSEIYLALRPGIEISNRLLMVLSRYGQPIETADLLNLVRTRHGFSPEAALQLVREAGGAVPGFELEDTLSVGVFSHPTSALLRELGAPQWLSLSAPVRALAGDAQARGELDFEPAPPNPGDRDPWAERGLGEQPPQLADVIEAATGPNSVLVEAPAGEDYSHTVAAIAAEHAAQGRSVLVVAAQGAAQQAVADALTREGVAGVANLIGGTARSAETVQQHLQSAFLDASDDFDKDAIDEMRTRLRRRREELSSYTESLHQEFPEWGVSAFDALQVLTDLTSIPGGPTTRVRLSRASLEALAADQGQAARELLQQASSLGMFSGDVLRNWWTGVELLDDPSVEQALHAVRELSERVLPQTERDMQAVSAKTGLRLAANVRDWEAELDLLRGVRQSLDVFVPRVFERSAADMVLATASKEWRRDRGINLRGSQRRRLVKQAKDLLVPGAHVPDLHRELVSVQERRDQWRKLAAPETWPTVPADITAVLATFELLMQSLHLLNRYLEPVYGNLYELSMEELGGLMDALAADPAGARELPERVRIASRLEAMGLGELMADLQERRVDGEALSLEVDLAWWATALSMMLSQDPRLGGFDPSQLQDALGELRDLEGQQAASLGPQARSRIMRLRQQALAEIGSNYEQTQRELAVPMAAAAYYARQPISWRLMPIVITAPALVPLVVPWGRHVDVVLLAGLDEVSLPALIPVLARGRQVIAVGPGGPQQENFAELARALPKVTMTPQPQRVNDAIVGLLSRYDVGSAGISIPSRRTQGRLDLQLVDGTGMPAPGLHAIESSAAEVEAVVQRVREHAHHQADVSLAVVALNDRHAERIEAALRTAVATDTTLRGFVRAGRTEPFVVIGPEAAHGLRRDRVIVAVGYAKTPHGRVIHDFGPYSQPGGEHLLAQVLRTARGDLDLIAAFDPAEVDTERLRQPGAHMLVDLLKLGSTVQAESETPWPTLEVAPDHLLVDLAERLYGLGLNVVPNLGVPGGLRIPLGIGHPEVPGELLVAVLTDDDDYISEPSLRVRDRLIPELLEEQGWKVRIELSMAVFIDPNKEAEAIVQLVLDAVDEFYDRHPELRPEPTLIEVEAGPATAAELDLLDEEPNPMGEDQSATEDEEATEAEQEEAPTQEESLFELEDTAAHLREIKAREGRPSIAPGLPLAAYGDDQLDEVAQWIIQGAPELGGDELVEELRKTLGLHRRGAQSDAVLRNVVRRNRAALDLPEETPFQGQDEPELEVELEEPTVE, encoded by the coding sequence GTGAGCCCAAGCATCTTCAGCCGCCTGAGTCAGAGCGGTGCCGAGCAGGATTCTGCCCCGCCGGTTGAGCAGACCCCGGCCGACCAGCCGCGCCCATTTCGCGCGGTGGTTGACGACTGGCGAACCCAGCTGGCGGACACCATGCGCCAGGAGCTGGCCAGCAACCCGCTGACCCGCCTCGACCTGGGCCACCCCCACCCGGGCGGTTTGGCCCAGCTTTACGCCGAACACCCGACCAAACTTTCGAACCTGTTCCGCGACTCTGATCAGCAGCGGGTGAGCGAGGCGGCCGCGCTGGATGTCCTGCGCCAAGCCCAGCGGATGATTGACGATCATGGCTCGGTCACGCTGTACCTGTCCATCGGGACGGCTCGCTGGCTCGAAGACGACGCCCGCCGGACCACCCCGATTCTGCTGCGCCCGATCGACATGACGATGGGGGAGGACTCGGAGATTTACCTGGCGCTGCGCCCGGGCATTGAGATTTCCAACCGGCTGCTGATGGTGCTCTCGCGCTACGGCCAGCCGATTGAGACCGCCGACCTGCTGAACCTGGTTCGGACCCGCCACGGGTTCTCGCCCGAAGCCGCCCTGCAACTGGTGCGCGAGGCAGGGGGCGCCGTCCCCGGGTTCGAGCTGGAAGACACCCTCTCGGTCGGGGTGTTCTCCCACCCCACCTCCGCCCTGCTGCGCGAGCTGGGCGCCCCGCAGTGGTTGAGCCTGTCGGCGCCGGTGCGGGCCCTGGCGGGAGATGCTCAGGCACGCGGCGAACTGGACTTTGAGCCGGCCCCACCAAACCCTGGGGACCGGGACCCGTGGGCCGAGCGCGGCCTCGGGGAACAACCCCCGCAGCTGGCCGACGTGATCGAGGCGGCCACCGGCCCCAACTCGGTGCTGGTGGAAGCCCCCGCCGGGGAGGACTACTCGCACACGGTGGCGGCCATTGCCGCTGAACACGCGGCCCAGGGCCGATCCGTTCTGGTGGTGGCCGCCCAGGGGGCGGCCCAGCAGGCGGTGGCCGACGCCCTCACCCGCGAAGGGGTGGCGGGGGTGGCCAACCTGATTGGGGGGACAGCCCGGTCGGCCGAGACGGTGCAACAGCATCTGCAGTCGGCTTTCCTGGATGCCTCCGACGACTTCGACAAAGACGCGATTGACGAGATGCGCACCCGGCTCCGGCGTCGCCGGGAGGAACTGTCTTCCTACACCGAGAGCCTGCACCAGGAGTTTCCCGAATGGGGAGTGTCAGCCTTCGATGCCCTTCAGGTGCTAACCGATCTGACTTCAATTCCAGGTGGTCCCACCACCCGGGTCCGACTCAGCCGAGCCTCACTGGAAGCCCTGGCCGCCGACCAGGGGCAGGCCGCCCGCGAACTGCTGCAGCAGGCGTCGAGCCTCGGCATGTTCTCCGGCGACGTACTGCGGAACTGGTGGACCGGGGTGGAGCTGCTGGACGACCCCAGCGTGGAGCAGGCGCTGCACGCGGTCCGTGAACTGTCCGAACGGGTCCTGCCCCAGACGGAGCGGGACATGCAGGCGGTGTCGGCCAAGACCGGACTGCGCCTGGCAGCCAACGTGCGCGACTGGGAAGCGGAACTGGACCTGCTGCGGGGGGTCCGCCAGAGCCTGGATGTTTTCGTCCCCCGGGTGTTTGAGCGTTCCGCCGCCGACATGGTCCTGGCCACCGCCAGCAAGGAGTGGCGCCGCGACCGGGGCATCAACCTGCGGGGCTCCCAGCGCCGCCGCCTGGTCAAGCAGGCAAAAGACCTGCTGGTGCCCGGGGCCCACGTGCCGGACCTGCACCGGGAACTGGTGTCGGTGCAGGAGCGGCGGGACCAGTGGCGCAAACTGGCCGCGCCCGAAACCTGGCCGACCGTACCGGCCGACATCACCGCGGTCCTGGCCACCTTCGAACTGCTGATGCAGAGCCTGCACCTGCTGAACCGCTACCTGGAACCGGTTTACGGGAACCTGTACGAACTGTCGATGGAGGAACTCGGCGGGCTGATGGACGCGCTGGCGGCCGACCCGGCTGGGGCCCGCGAACTGCCCGAACGGGTCCGGATTGCCAGCCGCCTCGAAGCGATGGGGCTGGGCGAGTTGATGGCCGACCTGCAGGAGCGCCGCGTCGACGGGGAAGCCCTGTCGTTGGAGGTGGACCTCGCCTGGTGGGCGACCGCGCTGTCGATGATGCTGAGTCAGGATCCGCGCCTGGGTGGGTTCGACCCCTCCCAGCTGCAGGACGCCCTGGGGGAGCTGCGGGACCTGGAGGGGCAGCAGGCTGCTTCGCTCGGGCCGCAGGCGCGCTCGCGGATCATGCGGCTGCGCCAGCAGGCCCTGGCCGAGATCGGCTCGAACTACGAGCAGACCCAGCGCGAACTGGCGGTGCCGATGGCTGCCGCCGCCTACTATGCGCGCCAACCTATTAGCTGGCGCCTGATGCCAATCGTGATCACCGCCCCGGCCCTGGTGCCGCTGGTGGTGCCCTGGGGACGCCACGTGGACGTGGTGCTGCTGGCCGGGTTGGACGAGGTGTCGTTGCCGGCTCTGATTCCGGTGCTGGCTCGGGGGCGCCAGGTGATTGCGGTGGGCCCGGGGGGACCGCAGCAGGAAAACTTTGCCGAGTTGGCCCGCGCCCTGCCGAAGGTAACCATGACCCCGCAGCCGCAGCGGGTCAACGACGCCATCGTGGGGCTGCTGAGCCGCTACGACGTGGGGTCGGCCGGAATTTCGATTCCGTCCCGGCGGACTCAGGGTCGGTTGGACCTGCAGCTGGTGGATGGGACCGGGATGCCCGCGCCGGGTCTGCACGCGATTGAGTCTTCGGCCGCCGAGGTGGAGGCGGTGGTTCAGCGGGTGCGCGAGCACGCCCACCACCAGGCGGACGTCTCCCTGGCGGTGGTCGCCCTGAATGACCGGCATGCCGAACGGATTGAGGCGGCCCTGCGAACCGCGGTGGCGACCGATACGACGCTGCGCGGCTTTGTCCGGGCCGGACGGACCGAACCGTTCGTGGTGATCGGACCGGAAGCCGCCCACGGACTGCGCCGCGACCGGGTAATTGTCGCGGTGGGCTACGCCAAGACGCCGCACGGCCGCGTGATCCACGACTTTGGGCCGTACTCTCAGCCCGGGGGCGAACACCTGCTGGCCCAGGTGCTGCGCACCGCTCGGGGGGACCTGGACCTGATCGCGGCCTTCGATCCGGCAGAGGTTGACACCGAGCGACTGCGCCAACCCGGCGCCCACATGCTGGTGGATCTGCTGAAGCTCGGGAGCACCGTCCAGGCGGAAAGCGAGACCCCGTGGCCGACGTTGGAGGTAGCCCCGGACCACCTGCTGGTGGATCTGGCCGAGCGCCTGTACGGCCTGGGCCTGAACGTGGTTCCGAACCTGGGGGTCCCCGGTGGGTTGCGGATCCCGCTGGGCATTGGGCACCCGGAGGTGCCGGGTGAACTGCTGGTGGCGGTGCTGACCGATGACGATGACTACATCTCTGAGCCCTCCCTGCGGGTGCGGGATCGGCTGATCCCGGAGCTGCTGGAAGAGCAGGGGTGGAAGGTCCGGATTGAGCTGTCGATGGCCGTTTTCATCGACCCGAACAAGGAGGCCGAGGCGATCGTCCAGCTGGTCCTGGACGCCGTCGACGAGTTCTACGACCGGCACCCTGAACTTCGCCCCGAACCGACCCTGATCGAGGTGGAGGCCGGTCCGGCCACCGCCGCCGAACTGGATCTGCTGGATGAGGAACCAAACCCGATGGGGGAGGACCAGTCAGCCACCGAGGACGAAGAGGCCACCGAAGCGGAGCAGGAGGAAGCCCCCACCCAGGAGGAGAGCCTGTTCGAGTTGGAGGACACGGCTGCTCACCTGCGCGAAATCAAAGCCCGCGAGGGTCGGCCTTCGATCGCCCCGGGTCTGCCGTTGGCAGCCTACGGGGATGATCAACTAGACGAGGTGGCCCAGTGGATCATCCAGGGCGCCCCCGAGCTGGGCGGCGACGAACTGGTGGAGGAATTGCGAAAGACCCTGGGTCTGCATCGCCGGGGGGCCCAGTCGGACGCGGTTCTGCGCAATGTGGTCCGCCGGAACCGGGCCGCGTTGGACCTGCCGGAGGAAACGCCGTTCCAGGGCCAAGATGAGCCCGAACTCGAAGTTGAACTGGAGGAGCCCACCGTTGAGTGA
- a CDS encoding toxin — translation MSEASSPRRRRRVVQINPIDQARLERGLAPTWLEPAQLSDDEPVPEQQGETANDRRLQEDRPPHWSPRP, via the coding sequence TTGAGTGAGGCTTCCTCCCCTCGGCGGCGCCGGCGCGTAGTACAGATCAACCCTATTGATCAGGCGCGACTGGAACGCGGCCTGGCCCCCACCTGGCTGGAACCAGCCCAGCTGAGCGACGACGAACCCGTCCCCGAGCAGCAGGGGGAGACCGCCAACGACCGGCGCCTGCAGGAGGATCGGCCCCCGCACTGGAGCCCGCGTCCCTAG
- a CDS encoding SAF domain-containing protein, translating into MNTWWRGTSKVLRTLALAGVTLTVLGLGVLALRAPGDGSPVWVTTRDIELGGQVTGKDLQLVTVPAAALPDLALPAQEGPPGFVAARFLPARTVLTQVDVRGSERARLLAADETLVEVTARSGSFTPGDVVDVWGQAADCVELACPPTLMAAEARVLQQAEPPGWTEAEGVLLSLAVPASATADVLWAAQNGTLSLTLRPG; encoded by the coding sequence ATGAACACCTGGTGGCGTGGCACTTCGAAGGTCCTGCGGACCCTGGCTCTGGCGGGCGTAACCCTGACCGTGCTGGGGCTCGGGGTGCTGGCGCTGCGCGCCCCGGGGGACGGGTCCCCGGTTTGGGTCACGACTCGCGACATTGAGTTGGGTGGGCAGGTCACCGGGAAGGACCTGCAGTTGGTTACCGTCCCCGCCGCAGCTCTTCCCGACCTGGCCCTTCCCGCGCAGGAGGGACCGCCCGGCTTTGTGGCGGCGCGGTTCCTGCCGGCCCGGACGGTGCTGACCCAGGTGGACGTGCGGGGCTCTGAACGTGCCCGGCTGCTGGCCGCGGATGAGACTCTGGTTGAGGTGACCGCAAGGAGCGGCAGCTTCACACCCGGGGATGTGGTTGATGTCTGGGGTCAGGCGGCGGACTGCGTCGAGTTGGCCTGCCCGCCCACCCTGATGGCCGCCGAGGCCCGGGTCTTGCAGCAGGCGGAGCCCCCGGGCTGGACCGAAGCAGAGGGGGTGCTACTCAGTTTGGCGGTCCCGGCTTCGGCCACCGCCGACGTCCTCTGGGCCGCCCAAAACGGCACGCTCAGTCTGACGCTCCGGCCGGGCTAG
- a CDS encoding 5-formyltetrahydrofolate cyclo-ligase: MSVATAKSNWRRCVRARRLAAHQAGLLPAGSAFWAGLEAVWVAAGQGGVAAYVPVGTEPDVRVFWGERDRVLLPRLFSVDESELAGAPLAPGQWAWWSPGELWEQPRTWAPGQPSADRPGSLAEVSLVLVPALAVDEAGTRLGQGGGWYDRVLADLPPGVLTAAMVYQADFLAGAALPREDHDVPLSFAVTENGAFPLQ; the protein is encoded by the coding sequence GTGAGCGTAGCAACAGCGAAATCGAATTGGCGCCGGTGCGTGCGGGCCCGGCGACTGGCCGCCCACCAGGCCGGCCTGCTGCCAGCGGGCAGTGCTTTCTGGGCGGGGTTAGAGGCGGTTTGGGTGGCCGCCGGCCAGGGCGGGGTGGCCGCCTACGTCCCGGTTGGGACCGAGCCGGACGTGCGCGTGTTTTGGGGCGAGCGGGACCGGGTCCTGCTGCCGCGCCTGTTCTCGGTGGACGAGTCGGAGCTGGCGGGGGCGCCGCTGGCGCCGGGTCAGTGGGCCTGGTGGAGCCCCGGGGAACTGTGGGAGCAGCCACGCACCTGGGCCCCGGGCCAGCCGAGCGCGGATCGGCCGGGTTCACTAGCGGAGGTCAGCCTGGTGCTGGTGCCGGCCCTGGCGGTGGACGAGGCGGGGACTCGTCTTGGCCAGGGGGGCGGCTGGTATGACCGGGTGCTGGCGGACCTGCCGCCGGGGGTGTTGACCGCGGCCATGGTCTACCAAGCGGACTTTCTGGCGGGGGCGGCGCTGCCCCGGGAGGACCACGACGTGCCGCTGTCGTTTGCGGTCACCGAGAACGGGGCCTTCCCCCTCCAGTAG
- the glp gene encoding gephyrin-like molybdotransferase Glp, whose translation MRSVAEFYQDCLGSARQQPPLDVQLSDAVGCVLAEEVQAPFDLPVANVAAGDGYAVRTADLAGANPDHPVTLQVTTEVRAGDVSPTVLVARSAVRIASGAPVPEGADAVVALEFTDHGVASVQVRTQPAVGENIRFQGEDVERGDIVLRPGTRVGARQVALLAGVGRSRVVVHPRPRVVVLSIGDELVEPGSKARPGTVFDANGHALTTAISDAGAEVFRVPAVPDNRSILKNTIEDQLVRADLIITTGGISYGSGDTVREVLGTLGTVRFDNVAAWPGHILGVGTVGDGTPIFCLPGDPVSAQVCFEVYVRPALRQMQGWAKLTRPSVQARVDRGWYSPRGRREFVRVRLVGDPRQGYQARVMGKPASLWLSALAASNALAIVPENVTNVRAGDALQCLVLD comes from the coding sequence ATGCGTTCTGTTGCTGAGTTCTATCAGGATTGTCTGGGTTCGGCCCGCCAACAACCCCCCTTGGATGTTCAACTTTCCGATGCGGTCGGGTGCGTGCTGGCGGAGGAAGTCCAGGCCCCCTTTGACCTGCCCGTGGCCAACGTGGCCGCCGGAGACGGGTACGCCGTGCGGACCGCGGACCTGGCCGGGGCCAACCCGGACCATCCCGTCACCCTGCAGGTGACCACCGAGGTGCGGGCGGGGGATGTGAGCCCGACCGTGCTGGTGGCCCGCTCCGCCGTGCGGATTGCCTCCGGCGCGCCCGTGCCCGAAGGGGCCGACGCGGTGGTGGCGCTCGAGTTCACCGACCACGGGGTGGCCAGCGTCCAGGTACGGACCCAGCCGGCAGTGGGCGAAAACATCCGCTTCCAGGGGGAAGATGTGGAGCGCGGCGACATTGTCCTGCGGCCCGGCACTCGCGTCGGGGCCCGGCAGGTGGCGCTGCTGGCCGGGGTGGGCCGCTCGCGCGTGGTGGTGCACCCGCGTCCCCGCGTGGTCGTCCTCTCGATTGGGGACGAGCTGGTGGAGCCCGGCTCGAAGGCCCGGCCCGGCACCGTGTTTGACGCCAACGGTCACGCCCTCACCACCGCTATCTCCGATGCCGGGGCGGAAGTGTTTCGGGTGCCGGCCGTGCCCGACAACCGCTCGATCCTGAAAAACACGATTGAGGACCAGCTGGTTCGGGCCGACCTGATCATCACCACCGGTGGGATTTCCTACGGTTCGGGCGACACCGTCCGGGAGGTGCTGGGCACGCTGGGGACCGTCCGGTTCGACAACGTGGCCGCTTGGCCCGGGCACATCCTGGGGGTCGGCACGGTGGGTGACGGCACCCCGATCTTCTGTCTGCCCGGCGACCCCGTCTCCGCTCAGGTCTGCTTCGAAGTGTACGTTCGACCGGCACTGCGCCAAATGCAGGGGTGGGCCAAGCTGACCCGCCCGAGCGTGCAGGCCCGGGTCGACCGCGGCTGGTATTCGCCCCGCGGACGGCGCGAGTTTGTGCGCGTGCGCCTGGTGGGGGATCCACGCCAGGGCTACCAGGCCCGCGTGATGGGCAAACCCGCCTCCCTGTGGCTCTCCGCCCTGGCCGCCTCGAACGCGTTGGCGATCGTCCCCGAAAACGTGACCAACGTGCGGGCGGGCGACGCCCTCCAGTGCCTGGTGTTGGACTAG
- a CDS encoding GNAT family protein codes for MPVSPSWWERLRAPSVWGRSVEELTLDFPAPGANGLLRPDTFIRHLRIRPAWGSDHQKLEAVRRQNRLWLSPWEATLPPGSNELLPTAGEYRRRVERQMHDGESLVMVIEADGEVAGLVSISGVQRGAMSQGNLGYWIGQQWARQGVTSLAVAAVVDLVIGELGLHRLEINVRPENAASLGVARRLGLRHEGLRVRYMCIAGAWADHEGFAVDAEMLSEGGLVERRIVGRYQP; via the coding sequence GTGCCCGTGAGTCCGTCCTGGTGGGAACGCCTGCGGGCTCCCAGCGTGTGGGGGAGAAGCGTCGAGGAACTCACCCTCGACTTTCCCGCCCCCGGGGCGAACGGTCTGCTGCGGCCAGATACCTTTATCCGCCACCTGCGGATCCGGCCCGCCTGGGGTTCGGATCACCAGAAGTTGGAGGCGGTCCGCCGTCAAAACCGGCTTTGGCTGAGCCCGTGGGAGGCGACATTGCCCCCGGGCTCCAACGAGTTGCTGCCCACCGCAGGGGAGTACCGCCGGCGCGTCGAACGCCAAATGCACGACGGGGAATCGCTGGTGATGGTGATCGAGGCGGACGGTGAGGTGGCCGGGCTGGTGTCCATTTCCGGGGTTCAGCGCGGAGCCATGAGCCAGGGCAACCTGGGCTACTGGATTGGGCAGCAGTGGGCCCGGCAGGGGGTGACCTCGCTGGCGGTGGCCGCCGTGGTCGACCTGGTGATCGGCGAGTTGGGGCTCCACCGACTCGAAATCAACGTTCGCCCCGAAAATGCGGCCTCGCTCGGGGTGGCCCGTCGGCTGGGTTTGCGCCACGAAGGGCTGCGGGTGCGCTACATGTGCATCGCCGGGGCTTGGGCCGACCACGAGGGGTTCGCGGTCGACGCCGAGATGCTGAGCGAAGGCGGCCTAGTCGAGCGCCGAATCGTCGGTCGGTACCAGCCCTGA
- a CDS encoding phage antirepressor KilAC domain-containing protein: MLRRPIGRGLIETQFLSFLLNLPTPRQRSAYAQEGHTQLKAHEYGEGRTRTHMYWTQKGTLFIYDLPKSRDELPAIEQGNQT, from the coding sequence GTGTTGAGGCGGCCAATCGGTAGGGGGCTGATTGAAACGCAATTCTTGAGTTTCCTGCTTAATTTGCCTACCCCGAGGCAGAGGTCTGCGTACGCGCAGGAGGGGCACACGCAATTGAAGGCGCACGAGTATGGCGAAGGTAGAACCCGAACCCACATGTACTGGACGCAAAAGGGCACATTGTTCATCTACGACTTGCCGAAGTCGCGGGATGAGTTGCCGGCGATCGAACAGGGTAACCAGACGTAA
- a CDS encoding SNF2-related protein — protein sequence MVSPLTDYQAKYFAHQLQCSYANDHVGKIAGLLFDAQVEPKPHQIDAALFALQTPFLPGVILADEVGLGKTIEAGIVISQYWAERRRSILIVAPSSLRQQWQQELYEKFLLPSAILDSKSKDTLLAGVARSPTQVLICSYEFALRHETALLRAWDLVVADEAHRLRNFWTGKTKAAEAVAHIVGGAHKTVLLTATPLQNKLEELYGLVSIFDPDYFYSLDTFRERYVKKRAFGGDDDLVERVATVSKRTLRRDADKYIHFTKRLPMTVEFTPSPDEARLYDLVNDYLQRDELFAFADSQRHLCALIIRKRLGSSTYAVASTLENIANRLADEVAAGQRRDGRGGLVAADFAVDDEITSEELEEAEEISGRTEARSSVPLDASLLEAMRAEVAELREYAALARSITENQKAVKLGEALDLGFERLRELQAPEKVIIFTESTKTQEYIARTLREAGRGEGLVLFNGSNNLPEQTEIYRAWLEKNKDGDLITGIAAVDRRKALVDYFRTEGTIMIATEAAAEGINLQFCSMLVNYDLPWNPQRVEQRIGRVHRFGQKHNVVVVNFSNKGNIAEQRILELLTNKFQLFSSVFGASDEVLGAIEDGLDFEKTISDILTRCKTADELDSAFRKLEDQYASEISREMANAKAKVFDNLDPHVQDRLKAYDTQSGEVLNKFERLLLAVTRHELDEHATFEGDGRTFVLNQSPVKDAPTGRYYFKSQPLENAHQYRYAGPLAQHVVESSKAHDTPTRELTFSLGQSERVSSAIRALEGASGELTVGVVTFRMSANKEDVSESYLLAGALTDDDRWLDEEYVADILDLACIDVGTAPVAIDKSRFTPHLDIRRAELEKEVQGRNARYYDQQEEMFYRNKQDRKAECDAVIRDYRAKEKETRRLAQQANDPMERNRLKKVARKWDQRAEEVDEEFRAMSKKLRAEADRLLEMIEQALQGAQESEHLFTIRWRIIG from the coding sequence ATGGTCTCTCCTCTTACCGATTACCAAGCTAAGTACTTTGCACACCAGTTGCAGTGCAGCTATGCGAATGACCATGTTGGTAAGATTGCTGGTCTATTGTTTGACGCCCAAGTGGAGCCGAAGCCGCACCAGATCGACGCCGCCCTGTTCGCGCTGCAGACACCGTTTCTGCCGGGCGTGATCCTCGCCGATGAGGTCGGCCTCGGGAAAACGATCGAGGCGGGCATCGTCATTTCGCAGTACTGGGCGGAACGCCGCCGCAGCATTCTGATCGTTGCCCCGTCGAGCCTTCGGCAGCAGTGGCAGCAGGAGTTGTATGAAAAGTTTCTGCTTCCGTCTGCCATTCTCGATTCAAAGTCGAAGGACACGTTGCTAGCTGGTGTGGCTCGAAGTCCGACTCAGGTGCTGATCTGCTCTTACGAGTTCGCGCTCCGGCATGAGACCGCACTGCTCAGGGCATGGGATCTGGTGGTTGCGGACGAGGCACACCGGCTGCGGAACTTCTGGACGGGCAAAACCAAGGCCGCCGAGGCAGTCGCGCACATAGTTGGCGGTGCACACAAGACCGTCCTGCTGACTGCGACGCCGCTGCAGAACAAGCTCGAGGAACTGTATGGGCTGGTCTCGATCTTCGACCCTGACTACTTCTATTCCCTTGATACGTTCCGGGAGCGGTATGTCAAGAAGCGTGCCTTCGGGGGTGACGACGACCTGGTCGAGCGTGTCGCCACCGTCTCGAAGCGCACGCTGCGGCGCGATGCCGACAAGTACATCCACTTCACCAAGCGCCTGCCGATGACGGTTGAGTTCACCCCGTCGCCCGACGAGGCGCGGCTTTACGATCTGGTGAACGATTACCTGCAGCGCGATGAGCTCTTTGCCTTCGCGGACAGTCAGCGTCACCTCTGTGCCCTGATCATCCGCAAGCGTCTCGGTTCGTCGACCTACGCGGTCGCGAGCACGCTGGAGAATATCGCCAACCGTCTGGCCGATGAGGTTGCCGCCGGGCAGCGTCGCGACGGCCGCGGTGGTCTGGTCGCAGCAGACTTTGCCGTCGACGACGAGATCACCAGCGAGGAGCTGGAGGAGGCCGAAGAGATCAGCGGACGCACGGAAGCCCGCTCCTCTGTGCCGCTGGACGCGTCGTTGCTGGAGGCGATGCGTGCCGAGGTTGCGGAGCTGCGTGAGTACGCGGCGTTGGCTCGTTCTATCACCGAGAATCAGAAGGCGGTCAAGCTTGGAGAGGCGCTCGACCTTGGCTTCGAGCGGTTGCGTGAGTTGCAAGCTCCGGAGAAGGTGATCATCTTCACCGAGTCGACCAAGACGCAGGAGTACATCGCACGTACTCTGCGGGAGGCGGGTCGAGGGGAGGGGCTCGTTCTGTTCAACGGTTCGAACAACTTGCCGGAGCAGACTGAGATCTACCGGGCCTGGTTGGAAAAGAACAAAGACGGCGACCTGATCACCGGCATCGCCGCCGTGGATCGGCGCAAGGCGCTCGTGGACTACTTCCGCACCGAGGGCACAATCATGATCGCGACCGAGGCCGCAGCGGAGGGCATCAACCTGCAGTTCTGCTCGATGCTCGTCAACTACGACCTGCCCTGGAACCCGCAGCGGGTCGAGCAGCGCATCGGACGCGTGCATCGCTTCGGGCAGAAGCACAACGTCGTCGTCGTGAACTTCTCGAACAAGGGCAACATCGCCGAGCAGCGCATTCTGGAGCTGCTGACGAACAAGTTCCAACTGTTCTCCAGCGTCTTCGGCGCCAGCGACGAGGTGCTCGGCGCGATCGAGGACGGGCTGGACTTCGAGAAGACCATCAGCGACATCCTCACCCGCTGCAAAACCGCCGACGAGCTGGACTCGGCGTTCCGGAAGCTGGAGGATCAATACGCAAGTGAGATCTCGCGCGAGATGGCCAACGCCAAAGCAAAGGTCTTCGACAACCTCGACCCCCACGTCCAGGATCGCCTCAAGGCATACGACACTCAGTCCGGCGAGGTGCTCAACAAGTTCGAGCGCCTACTGCTCGCGGTGACTCGGCACGAACTGGACGAGCACGCCACCTTCGAGGGCGACGGGCGCACCTTCGTGCTGAACCAGTCGCCAGTGAAGGACGCGCCTACCGGGCGCTACTATTTCAAGTCCCAACCGCTGGAGAACGCCCACCAATACCGATATGCGGGCCCCTTAGCTCAGCACGTGGTCGAGTCTTCGAAGGCTCATGACACCCCTACGCGTGAGCTGACTTTCTCGCTGGGCCAGTCGGAGCGTGTTAGCAGTGCAATCCGTGCGCTGGAGGGCGCTAGTGGCGAGCTTACTGTTGGTGTTGTGACCTTTCGGATGAGCGCGAACAAGGAGGATGTCTCCGAGTCCTACTTGCTCGCCGGCGCACTGACCGATGACGATCGGTGGCTCGACGAGGAGTATGTCGCAGACATCCTCGACCTCGCCTGCATCGACGTCGGAACAGCGCCGGTGGCGATCGACAAGAGCCGTTTCACGCCACACCTGGACATTCGCCGGGCTGAGCTGGAGAAAGAAGTCCAGGGGCGCAACGCTCGTTACTACGACCAGCAGGAGGAAATGTTCTACCGCAACAAGCAGGATCGCAAGGCTGAGTGTGATGCTGTCATCCGCGACTACCGAGCCAAGGAGAAGGAAACCCGCAGGCTCGCCCAGCAGGCCAACGACCCGATGGAGCGGAATCGCCTAAAAAAAGTTGCCCGCAAGTGGGATCAACGTGCCGAGGAGGTTGACGAGGAGTTCCGAGCTATGAGCAAGAAGCTGCGGGCCGAGGCGGACAGGTTGCTGGAGATGATTGAGCAGGCCCTCCAGGGAGCCCAGGAGAGTGAGCACCTGTTCACGATTCGTTGGCGCATAATTGGATAG